From the genome of Rarobacter incanus, one region includes:
- a CDS encoding PrgI family protein, with translation MSVTNNDRQTAGELVPVKFSRLTRRGVLLGLSLTQLITLAIGGATLIGAFYAGGGMLLAYTAPIWLLAAALTWIPIAGRPIVEWLPIACWWLWRTTGGQLLYRRRIVVPRPVGTLALPGDMARLREYTDPETSAGMIHDPHAATLTVVCEVTHPAFVLLDPGEQERRVASWGRVLATVCRSGRIATLQVLERTLPDSGTGLAEWWATHGTPDGSWASDTYAELIERAGPAGERHATTLSLSLDMRASARQIRTAGGGIRGAAAVLRQEMNTLVAALRSADLSPSGWLTPGQIAVMLRSAYDPAIAATLERHGRLGQSLATAGPVAVTETWGRTRTDSAHHAVLWVSEWPRSLVYPGFLSPVLLSTGIQRSFSLICTPMRSDQAARDIRKKKVEHISDHAQRAKIGQIEDASQTAEYHDVLQQEADLTAGHGILRYTGLIAVSAPTVEELDAAVAAIEQAAIQASCETRLLVGQQAAAFTAAALPLCRRV, from the coding sequence ATGAGCGTCACGAACAACGACCGGCAGACCGCGGGCGAGCTGGTGCCGGTGAAGTTCTCCCGACTCACCCGACGCGGTGTCCTCCTCGGCCTGTCGCTGACCCAGCTCATCACCCTCGCCATCGGCGGAGCCACCCTCATCGGCGCGTTCTACGCCGGAGGCGGGATGCTGCTCGCCTACACCGCACCGATCTGGCTACTCGCCGCCGCACTGACCTGGATACCCATCGCGGGCCGACCGATCGTGGAATGGCTGCCCATCGCCTGCTGGTGGCTGTGGCGCACCACCGGCGGGCAACTGCTGTACCGTCGCCGGATCGTCGTCCCGCGCCCCGTCGGCACGCTCGCGCTGCCTGGGGACATGGCGCGGTTGCGCGAGTACACCGATCCCGAGACCAGCGCGGGGATGATCCACGACCCGCACGCCGCCACTCTCACGGTGGTGTGCGAGGTCACGCATCCCGCGTTCGTGCTCCTCGATCCCGGCGAGCAGGAACGCCGTGTCGCGTCCTGGGGCCGTGTCCTCGCCACCGTGTGCCGCTCCGGGCGCATCGCGACCCTGCAAGTCCTCGAACGCACCCTCCCAGACTCCGGAACCGGCCTGGCCGAATGGTGGGCCACGCACGGCACACCCGATGGATCGTGGGCGTCCGACACCTACGCCGAACTCATCGAGCGTGCTGGTCCCGCTGGTGAGCGCCATGCCACCACGCTCTCTCTCAGCCTCGACATGAGAGCCAGCGCCCGGCAGATCAGAACCGCCGGCGGAGGGATACGCGGAGCCGCCGCCGTCCTGCGGCAAGAGATGAACACCCTCGTCGCCGCCCTCCGCTCCGCCGACCTGTCACCCTCGGGATGGCTCACCCCAGGGCAGATCGCGGTCATGCTGCGCTCGGCCTACGACCCGGCGATCGCCGCGACCCTGGAACGTCACGGTCGCCTCGGCCAGTCGCTCGCGACGGCTGGACCGGTCGCAGTCACCGAGACCTGGGGTCGTACGCGCACCGACTCCGCTCACCATGCGGTGCTCTGGGTCAGCGAGTGGCCGCGGTCGCTGGTCTATCCAGGGTTCCTGTCACCGGTACTGCTGTCCACCGGCATCCAGCGCTCGTTCTCACTGATCTGCACCCCGATGCGCTCCGACCAAGCCGCCCGTGACATCCGCAAGAAGAAGGTCGAGCACATCTCCGACCATGCCCAGCGCGCGAAGATCGGCCAGATCGAGGACGCCTCGCAGACTGCCGAGTACCACGACGTGCTCCAGCAAGAAGCCGACCTCACCGCCGGGCACGGCATCCTGCGCTACACCGGCCTGATCGCCGTCTCCGCCCCCACTGTGGAAGAACTCGACGCCGCCGTCGCCGCCATCGAGCAAGCCGCGATCCAAGCGTCTTGCGAGACCCGCCTCCTTGTCGGCCAGCAAGCCGCAGCGTTCACTGCCGCCGCACTGCCACTCTGCCGGCGGGTATGA